A genomic window from Onychostoma macrolepis isolate SWU-2019 chromosome 22, ASM1243209v1, whole genome shotgun sequence includes:
- the rxfp3.2b gene encoding LOW QUALITY PROTEIN: relaxin family peptide receptor 3.2b (The sequence of the model RefSeq protein was modified relative to this genomic sequence to represent the inferred CDS: inserted 2 bases in 1 codon), producing MERNNTTQTLELGECEHTLDTSAALDNCTDAASGNMSLRCWLHLLTKESSSTLQGDGSSLAVRVMIALIYSVVCALGLVGNSLXLYLLHSRYRQKQSSISCFVMGLALTDLQFVLTLPFWAVDTALDFRWPFGKVMCKIISSVTTMNMYASVFFLTAMSVARYYSIASSLKMHSRRAAAAVAKWISLGIWVVSLIATLPHAIYSTIAQVATDEELCLVRFPETGSWDPQLLLGLYQLQKVLLGFLIPLVVITVCYLLLLRIVLSRRISGVAGSESEQGRHKRRSKVTKSVVIVVLSFFLCWLPNQALTLWGVLIKFDLVPFSKAFYNAQAYAFPLTVCLAHTNSCLNPVLYCLIRREFRAGLKELLLRATPSYRSLARLLPRKAKVAEAPPVLVLVQMDV from the exons ATGGAGAGGAATAACACCACACAAACTCTGGAGCTGGGAGAATGTGAGCACACACTGGACACCAGCGCGGCGCTGGACAACTGTACGGACGCTGCCAGCGGGAACATGTCTTTACGCTGCTGGCTGCATTTGTTGACAAAGGAGTCTAGTTCAACGCTACAAGGTGATGGGTCTAGTTTGGCTGTGCGTGTGATGATCGCCCTCATTTATTCAGTGGTGTGCGCTCTGGGACTTGTAGGCAACTCTCT GCTCTACCTGCTGCACTCGCGCTACCGGCAGAAGCAGTCTTCTATCAGCTGCTTTGTGATGGGTCTGGCTCTAACCGACCTGCAGTTCGTCCTAACCCTACCGTTCTGGGCCGTAGACACAGCATTGGACTTCCGTTGGCCCTTCGGCAAAGTTATGTGCAAAATCATCAGCTCGGTCACCACTATGAACATGTACGCCAGCGTATTTTTCCTGACTGCCATGAGCGTGGCAAGGTACTATTCCATCGCGTCCTCGCTGAAGATGCACAGTCGCCGAGCGGCGGCGGCTGTGGCCAAGTGGATCAGTTTGGGCATTTGGGTCGTCTCGCTGATAGCAACTCTCCCACATGCAATCTATTCCACGATAGCTCAAGTTGCGACAGATGAGGAGCTGTGCTTGGTCCGCTTCCCTGAAACGGGAAGCTGGGACCCGCAGTTGCTGCTAGGGCTGTACCAGTTGCAAAAGGTCCTGCTTGGGTTTCTGATCCCGCTGGTGGTGATCACCGTTTGCTATCTCTTACTTCTAAGAATCGTGCTAAGCCGTAGGATTAGCGGCGTGGCGGGATCCGAAAGTGAGCAGGGGCGGCACAAGCGTCGCTCGAAGGTCACCAAATCGGTTGTGATCGTCGTCCTGTCGTTCTTCTTGTGTTGGTTGCCCAATCAGGCCCTGACTCTGTGGGGCGTCCTTATTAAGTTCGACCTGGTGCCCTTCAGCAAGGCCTTCTACAATGCCCAGGCATACGCTTTCCCGCTGACTGTGTGCTTGGCCCACACAAACAGTTGCCTCAACCCGGTGCTCTATTGCCTGATCCGCCGCGAATTCCGGGCCGGACTCAAAGAACTCCTGTTGAGGGCCACGCCGTCCTACCGAAGCCTTGCCCGGCTGCTCCCACGTAAGGCCAAAGTAGCCGAGGCGCCTCCTGTACTGGTTCTTGTGCAGATGGATGTTTGA